The Pyrus communis chromosome 2, drPyrComm1.1, whole genome shotgun sequence genome includes a window with the following:
- the LOC137726247 gene encoding G-type lectin S-receptor-like serine/threonine-protein kinase At1g61500, translated as MFFLIFFSLLLSQHNCAEVYKITPSQPFSQTQTLVSPSRIFELGFFTPNGSVNQYVGIWHTNISPRKVVWVANRENPIAASDTLANLTISSNGNLELVDGKQNSLWSTNISVPSNGSAAELLNSGNFVVKDDDVGADPLWQSFDYPSDTLLPTMQLGFDSKSGKRSFLKAWKSENNPSAGWFLVGLSRQVPSQLFVWINESKPYWRSGAWDKSRFIGVPDMDSQYLSGFTLNDDVNQGTKYFSYRFFDNTLSYIGISSDGVPSLKLSDNGSNWWLSWEALVNPCEIYGTCGFYGVCKGSESPNPNCECLKGFVPKSNEEWSNGNWTGGCVRHTELFCEQSNTSRSFASGGKEDVFWKMVGLRLPDFHELIENLGADECKIRCLNNCSCQAYAQVNNIGCLVWSSDLIDIQEFSSGGNDLYIRLAHEALDEGKPVKLIASVTAVGFISILGAIAFGVQRLRSIKTGNMKGKTKLMQLNHTSDNSGDNLQEYIRKHDPSELFIYDFDSILTATNNFSTTNKLGEGGFGPVYKGKLEEGKEIAVKRLSGSSGQGMEEFKNEMLLISKLQHKNLVRIMGCCIKGDEKLLIYEFMPNRSLDTLLFDPKRKEELDWATRFNIIQGVARGLLYLHHDSRLKVIHRDLKVSNILLDENMNPKISDFGLARIVEATQSLTNTHKVVGTRGYMSPEYAMGGIFSEKSDVYSFGVLLLEIIANKKNTSFYCNEEQHGFLAHVWHLWNEGRELDLLDEVLVNSYSSSEVMRCMHIGLLCVQDKSEDRPTMPDVVFTLSSETDLPLPKQPIFSYFRVSNPQPKYYNISSANEDTITVIEGR; from the exons ATGTTCTTCCTAATCTTCTTCAGCTTGCTTCTGTCACAGCATAATTGTGCTGAAGTTTATAAAATAACTCCGTCGCAACCATTTTCACAGACACAAACCCTTGTCTCCCCCAGCCGCATATTCGAATTGGGGTTCTTCACTCCTAATGGTTCGGTTAACCAGTACGTGGGGATATGGCACACGAACATATCTCCGCGTAAAGTTGTATGGGTTGCCAACAGAGAAAATCCGATTGCAGCTTCAGATACCTTGGCTAATTTGACAATTAGTAGCAATGGGAATCTGGAGCTTGTAGATGGGAAGCAGAATTCTCTTTGGTCAACAAATATTTCGGTGCCATCTAATGGTTCAGCTGCAGAGCTTTTGAACAGCGGAAACTTTGTCGTAAAAGATGATGATGTAGGAGCTGATCCATTGTGGCAGAGTTTTGATTATCCTAGTGACACACTTCTACCAACTATGCAGCTGGGATTCGATAGTAAATCCGGAAAGCGCAGTTTCTTGAAAGCCTGGAAAAGTGAGAATAATCCATCAGCTGGCTGGTTCTTGGTTGGACTTTCACGGCAGGTTCCATCACAACTGTTCGTTTGGATTAATGAATCAAAACCCTACTGGAGAAGTGGGGCATGGGATAAATCCAGGTTCATTGGGGTGCCGGATATGGATAGTCAATATCTAAGTGGATTCACTCTAAATGATGATGTGAACCAGGgaacaaaatatttttcttataggTTTTTTGACAATACCCTTTCATATATTGGCATCTCTTCAGACGGAGTACCGAGTCTTAAGCTTTCGGACAATGGCAGCAACTGGTGGCTAAGCTGGGAGGCACTGGTGAATCCATGTGAAATTTATGGAACATGTGGATTTTATGGTGTCTGCAAAGGTTCTGAATCTCCAAACCCAAATTGCGAGTGTTTGAAAGGGTTTGTACCGAAATCAAATGAGGAATGGAGCAATGGAAACTGGACTGGAGGGTGTGTTAGGCACACCGAATTGTTTTGTGAACAGAGTAACACAAGCAGGTCATTTGCTTCGGGAggcaaagaagatgtgttttggaagatggtgGGATTAAGGCTACCAGATTTCCATGAGCTTATCGAAAACCTGGGGGCTGACGAGTGCAAGATACGATGCCTAAATAATTGTTCTTGTCAGGCTTATGCGCAAGTTAATAATATAGGGTGTTTGGTCTGGTCCAGTGACCTTATTGATATACAAGAGTTTTCCTCTGGCGGGAACGATCTTTATATTCGCCTAGCACACGAAGCATTAG ATGAAGGAAAACCAGTAAAGCTAATTGCCAGCGTCACTGCTGTTGGCTTTATCAGTATCTTGGGTGCCATAGCATTTGGCGTGCAGAGACTGCGTTCTATTAAAACCG GGAAcatgaaaggaaaaacaaaattaatgcaGTTGAATCATACAAGTGATAATTCAGGTGACAATCTTCAAGAATACATAAGGAAACATGATCCGTCGGAGCTATTCATCTATGACTTTGACAGCATATTAACTGCTACAAACAATTTCAGCACCACGAACAAACTCGGGGAAGGAGGTTTCGGCCCTGTTTACAAG GGTAAGCTAGAAGAAGGGAAGGAAATAGCAGTAAAAAGACTATCCGGTAGCTCGGGGCAAGGCATGGAGGAGTTCAAGAATGAGATGCTGTTGATCTCCAAACTCCAACACAAGAATCTTGTTAGGATCATGGGCTGCTGCATCAAAGGCGATGAAAAGTTACTGATTTATGAATTCATGCCGAACAGAAGCTTGGATACTCTTCTATTTG ATCCTAAGCGCAAAGAAGAGCTTGATTGGGCTACACGCTTCAATATTATCCAGGGAGTTGCTAGGGGACTTCTTTATCTCCACCACGATTCCCGTTTGAAGGTAATCCATAGAGATTTGAAGGTTAGTAACATTCTCCTGGATGAGAAtatgaacccaaaaatttcagattttggaTTGGCCCGAATCGTTGAAGCGACACAGAGTCTAACAAATACTCACAAGGTTGTGGGAACACG TGGTTATATGTCTCCAGAGTATGCCATGGGTGGGATATTTTCTGAAAAATCTGATGTCTATAGCTTTGGCGTCTTGCTATTGGAGATTATCGCCAACAAAAAGAATACTAGCTTCTATTGCAACGAGGAACAGCACGGATTCTTAGCTCAT GTTTGGCACTTATGGAATGAAGGCAGGGAACTGGACTTGCTAGATGAAGTATTAGTGAATTCATATTCGTCCTCGGAAGTAATGAGATGCATGCACATCGGACTCCTTTGCGTGCAGGACAAGTCTGAAGATAGGCCTACCATGCCGGACGTAGTTTTCACACTAAGTAGTGAGACGGATCTTCCACTACCTAAGCAGCCTATATTTTCTTATTTCCGAGTCTCTAATCCTCAACCCAAATATTACAATATTTCATCTGCAAATGAAGATACCATAACCGTGATCGAAGGTCGGTAA